One segment of Kogia breviceps isolate mKogBre1 chromosome 14, mKogBre1 haplotype 1, whole genome shotgun sequence DNA contains the following:
- the RBBP9 gene encoding serine hydrolase RBBP9 isoform X2, which translates to MAPPCRAVIVPGNGGGDVATHGWYGWVKRRLEQIPGFQCLAKNMPDPITARESIWLPFMETELHCDEETIIIGHSSGAIAAMRYAETHRVCAIVLVSAYTSDLGDDNERASGYFSRPWQWEKIKANCPHIVQFGSTDDPFLPWKEQQEVANRLEAKLYRFTDRGHFQNTEFHELVSVVKSMLEVPG; encoded by the exons ATGGCGCCGCCGTGCAGGGCGGTGATCGTCCCCGGGAACGGGGGCGGGGATGTGGCCACCCATGGCTGGTACGGCTGGGTGAAGAGGAGGCTGGAGCAG ATACCTGGTTTCCAGTGTTTGGCTAAAAACATGCCTGACccaa TCACAGCTCGAGAGAGCATCTGGCTGCCCTTCATGGAGACGGAGCTGCACTGTGACGAGGAGACCATCATCATAGGCCACAGTTCTGGGGCCATTGCAGCCATGAG GTACGCAGAGACCCACCGGGTGTGTGCTATCGTGTTAGTGTCTGCGTACACGTCTGACCTGGGGGATGACAATGAACGGGCAAGCG GATACTTCAGCCGCCCCTGGCAGTGGGAGAAGATCAAAGCCAACTGCCCTCACATTGTGCAGTTTGGCTCCACCGACGATCCTTTCCTTCCTTGGAAGGAACAACAAGAAGTGGCCAACAGGTTGGAAGCCAAATTGTACAGATTCACTGACCGTGGCCATTTCCAGAACACGGAGTTTCATGAACTGGTTAGTGTGGTCAAGTCCATGCTGGAAGTGCCAGGATAG
- the RBBP9 gene encoding serine hydrolase RBBP9 isoform X3, which produces MAPPCRAVIVPGNGGGDVATHGWYGWVKRRLEQIPGFQCLAKNMPDPITARESIWLPFMETELHCDEETIIIGHSSGAIAAMRYAETHRVCAIVLVSAYTSDLGDDNERASGYFSRPWQWEKIKANCPHIVQFGSTDDPFLPWKEQQEVANRLEAKLYRFTDRGHFQNTEFHELNTLI; this is translated from the exons ATGGCGCCGCCGTGCAGGGCGGTGATCGTCCCCGGGAACGGGGGCGGGGATGTGGCCACCCATGGCTGGTACGGCTGGGTGAAGAGGAGGCTGGAGCAG ATACCTGGTTTCCAGTGTTTGGCTAAAAACATGCCTGACccaa TCACAGCTCGAGAGAGCATCTGGCTGCCCTTCATGGAGACGGAGCTGCACTGTGACGAGGAGACCATCATCATAGGCCACAGTTCTGGGGCCATTGCAGCCATGAG GTACGCAGAGACCCACCGGGTGTGTGCTATCGTGTTAGTGTCTGCGTACACGTCTGACCTGGGGGATGACAATGAACGGGCAAGCG GATACTTCAGCCGCCCCTGGCAGTGGGAGAAGATCAAAGCCAACTGCCCTCACATTGTGCAGTTTGGCTCCACCGACGATCCTTTCCTTCCTTGGAAGGAACAACAAGAAGTGGCCAACAGGTTGGAAGCCAAATTGTACAGATTCACTGACCGTGGCCATTTCCAGAACACGGAGTTTCATGAACTG
- the SEC23B gene encoding protein transport protein Sec23B, with translation MATYLEFIQQNEERDGVRFSWNVWPSSRLEATRMVVPLACILTPLKERPDLPPVQYEPVLCSRPTCKAILNPLCQVDYRAKLWACNFCFQRNQFPPAYAGISEVNQPAELMPQFSTVEYVIQRGAQSPLIFLYVVDTCLEEDDLQALKESLQMSLSLLPPDALVGLITFGRMVQVHELSCEGISKSYVFRGTKDLTAKQIQDMLGLTKPAMPVHPARPAQPQEHPSISSRFLQPIHKIDMNLTDLLGELQRDPWPVPQGKRPLRSTGVALSIAVGLLEGTFPNTGARIMLFIGGPPTQGPGMVVGDELKVPIRSWHDIEKDNARFMKKATKHYEMLANRAAANGHCIDIYACALDQTGLLEMKCCTNLTGGHMVMGDSFNTSLFKQTFQRIFSKDFNGNFRMAFGATLEVKTSRELKVAGAIGPCVSLNVKGPCVSENELGVGGTSQWKICGLDPTSTLGIYFEVVNQHNAPIPQGGRGAIQFVTHYQHSSTQQRIRVTTIARNWADAQSQLKHIEAAFDQEAAAVLMARLGVFRAESEEGPDVLRWLDRQLIRLCQKFGQYTKEDPASFRLSDSFSLYPQFMFHLRRSPFLQVFNNSPDESSYYRHHFARQDLTQSLIMIQPILYSYSFHGPPEPVLLDSSSILADRILLMDTFFQIVIYLGETIAQWQKAGYQDMPEYENFKHLLQAPLDDAQEILHARFPMPRYINTEHGGSQARFLLSKVNPSQTHNNLYAWGQETGAPILTDDVSLQVFMDHLKKLAVSSAC, from the exons atgGCAACATACCTGGAATTCATTCAGCAGAATGAAGAACGCGATGGCGTGCGTTTTAGTTGGAATGTGTGGCCTTCCAGCCGTCTCGAGGCTACAAGAATGGTTGTTCCCCTGGCTTGTATCCTTACTCCTTTGAAAGAACGTCCAGACCTGCCCCCTGTACAGTATGAACCAGTGCTTTGCAGCAGGCCAACTTGCAAAGCCATTCTCAATCCACTTTG tcaGGTTGATTATCGAGCAAAGCTTTGGGCTTGTAATTTCTGTTTCCAAAGAAATCAG tTTCCTCCGGCTTATGCAGGCATATCTGAGGTGAATCAGCCTGCTGAATTGATGCCGCAGTTTTCTACAGTTGAGTACGTAATACAG CGAGGTGCTCAGTCCCCTCTGATCTTTCTCTACGTGGTGGACACATGCCTGGAAGAAGACGACCTCCAAGCACTCAAGGAATCCCTGCAGATGTCCCTGAGTCTCCTTCCTCCAGATGCGCTGGTGGGCTTGATCACATTTGGGAGGATGGTGCAGGTCCATGAACTCAGCTGTGAGGGGATTTCCAAGAGTTATGTCTTCCGGGGGACGAAGGATTTAACTGCAAAGCAGATACAG GACATGCTGGGCCTGACCAAGCCTGCCATGCCCGTGCACCCAGCACGCCCAGCACAGCCGCAGGAGCACCCTTCTATTTCCAGCAG ATTTCTGCAGCCCATTCACAAGATAGACATGAACCTCACTGATCTTCTTGGGGAGCTGCAGAGGGACCCATGGCCCGTACCTCAGGGGAAGAGACCGCTGCGATCCACTGGTGTTGCTTTGTCCATTGCTGTTGGCTTGTTGGAG GGCACTTTTCCAAACACGGGAGCCAGGATTATGCTGTTTATTGGGGGTCCCCCTACCCAAGGACCTGGCATGGTGGTTGGAGATGAACTAAAGGTTCCTATTCGTTCCTGGCACGATATTGAGAAAGATAACGCCCGCTTCATGAAAAAGGCAACCAAG CACTATGAGATGCTTGCTAACCGAGCTGCTGCAAACGGTCACTGCATTGATATTTACGCTTGTGCCCTTGATCAGACTGGACTTCTAGAGATGAAGTGCTGCACAAACCTTACTGG agGCCACATGGTGATGGGAGATTCTTTCAACACTTCTCTCTTCAAGCAGACATTCCAAAGAATTTTTAGTAAAGATTTTAATGGCAATTTCCGAATGGCATTTGGTGCTACGTTGGAAGTAAAG ACCTCGCGGGAACTGAAGGTTGCCGGAGCCATCGGCCCTTGTGTGTCTCTGAACGTGAAAGGACCGTGTGTGTCAGAAAAc GAGCTTGGTGTCGGTGGCACGAGTCAGTGGAAAATCTGTGGCCTGGATCCCACATCTACGCTCGGCATCTACTTTGAAGTAGTCAATCAG CACAACGCCCCGATCCCGCAGGGGGGCCGTGGCGCCATCCAGTTCGTCACGCACTATCAGCACTCCAGCACCCAGCAGCGCATCCGCGTGACCACCATCGCCCGCAA TTGGGCAGATGCACAGAGTCAGCTCAAACACATCGAAGCAGCGTTTGACCAGGAGGCTGCAGCGGTCCTGATGGCGCGGCTGGGAGTGTTCCGCGCGGAGTCGGAGGAGGGGCCGGATGTGCTCCGGTGGCTGGACCGACAGCTCATCCGACTG TGTCAGAAGTTTGGACAATATACCAAAGAAGACCCCGCATCTTTTAGGTTATCAGATTCCTTCTCTCTATATCCTCAG TTCATGTTCCATCTGAGGAGGTCTccatttcttcaagtcttcaaCAACAGCCCTGATGAGTCGTCGTATTATCGACACCACTTTGCCCGACAGGACCTAACCCAGTCCCTCATCATGATCCAGCCCATCCTCTACTCCTATTCCTTCCACGGGCCTCCAGAG CCTGTGCTCCTGGACAGTAGCAGCATTCTAGCTGACAGAATTTTGCTGATGGACACATTCTTCCAAATTGTCATTTATCTTGGTGAG ACCATAGCCCAGTGGCAGAAAGCGGGCTACCAGGACATGCCTGAGTACGAAAACTTCAAGCACCTTCTGCAGGCACCCCTGGACGATGCTCAGGAGATCCTGCACGCGCGCTTCCCCATGCCACGGTACATCAACACGGAGCACGGAGGCAGCCAG gctCGCTTCCTTTTGTCCAAAGTGAATCCATCTCAGACACACAATAACCTGTATGCTTGGGGACAG